TTTCAGGTCAACGCGGGTCTCATGCAGAAGGCGGCAGAAGGCGCCAAGCAGCCGCCGCTCTTCATGCACTGCCTCCCCGCACATCGCGGCAGCGAAGTGACGGACGATGTGATCGATTCGCCGAATTCTGTCGTGTTCGATCAGGCAGAAAACCGCATGCACGCCCAGATGGCGCTGCTTTTCCACATGCTCCGCGACTAATCTTTGCTGGTTTCCACGTTCGCACCCGCCGCGCCGCAAGATTCCGGCCGCGTGCACACGAGAGATTGTCCATGCCCAAGAAAATCGCCATCGCCTACTCCGGCGGCCTCGACACTTCCGCCATCATCCCCTGGCTCAAAGAAAACATGGACTGCGAGGTCTACGGCGTCGTTGGCGACGTCGGCCAGGGCTCCGACGAACTCGTCGGTGTCGAAAAGAAAGCCAAGGACTCCGGCGCGAAGGACTGCGTCGTCGTCGATCTCAAGAAAGAATTCATCGACGACTTCGTGATGCCGACCGTCATGGCCGGTTCGCTCTACGAAGGTCGCTACCTGCTCGGCACCGCCATGGCCCGCCCGATCCTCGCCAAAGCGCAGGTCGAAGCCGCACGAAAGTTCGGCTGCACGGCACTCGCCCACGGCTGCACCGGCAAAGGCAACGATCAGGTGCGCTTCGAGGCCGCCTACGCCGCCCTCGCTCCCGACATGGAAATCATCGCGCCGTGGCGCCACGAAAAGTGGGATCTGACCGGCCGCCTCGCGATGCTCGACTATCTCAAAGCCCGCGACATCCCCACGACCGCGAGCGCCACCAAGATCTACTCGCGCGACCGCAATCTGTGGCACATCAGCCACGAAGGCGGCAGCATCGAAGACCCGTGGAACGCGCCGCCCGAAGATTGCTACATGCTGACGGCTTCGCCGGAAAACGCGCCAAACAAGCCCGAGGAAGTCACGCTCTCCTTCGAAGCAGGCCGCCCCGTTGCGCTCAACGGCCAGAAGATGGAGGCCTGGAAAATCGTCGAAAAACTCAACGGTATCGGCGGCACCCATGGCGTCGGCCGCGTTGATCTCGTTGAGAATCGTCTCGTCGGCATGAAGTCCCGCGGCATCTACGAAACCCCCGGTGGCACAATCCTCGTCGAAGCCATCAAGGGCCTCGAAGAACTCGTGCAGGATCGCGAAACGCGCCATTTCAAAGAGCATCTCGCGCTCTGGTTCGCCGAAGTCGTCTACAACGGCCGCTGGTTCACTCCCTACCGCGAAACTTTGTGGGCAGCGATCCAGAAGTCCAGCGAGAAACTCACCGGCGAAGTCGTGGTCCGGCTCTACAAGGGGACCGCAACCGCGATCCGCCGCAAGAGCCCGAATTCCCTCTACTCCGAAAAAGTCGTGACGTTCGAAAAGGGCGAGATCTACGAACACAAGGACGCGGGCGGCTTCATCAAGCTGCTGAGCTTGCCCGAACGTATCCGCGCCCTGAAGTCATCTGGTCGAGTCGAATAAGCGCTTCGAAAGGAGATGCATGCGCGTCACCACGTTCGGGATATCCGCGCTCGTGCTTGCGCTCGTCGCGTGCAACCGGGGCTACAAACCCTATGAGACCGGCGATTCGGAATATCAGGCGGCAATGACCGACGACTTTCGCGCGACCTTCGCCGTGGACAAGTCCACGCTGAAGTCCTGCGGCAACAACCCATACTTTGCGATTCAGCCCGGCGCGGTCAGCCGCTTCCAAAGCGGACACGAAACGCTCACGATAACGGTGCTCGCTGAAACTCGGGTGATCGACGGGGTCGAAACCCGCATCGTCGAGGAACGCGAAGAAACGCCGCGCGGATTGAAGGAGGTTTCCCGCAATTTCTTCGCCTGTGATCCCGCAACCGGCGATGTCTACTACTTTGGCGAAGAAGTTGATATCTACGAAAACGGGGAGATCGCAAGTCACGCCGGGGCCTGGAAGTCCGGCGAAGGCGGCGCCCGCTTCGGACTCATGATGCCGGGCCAGCCGATCATGGGCGATCGTTTCTATCAGGAAGTCGCCCCCGGAATCGCGATGGATCGTGTCGAAATCGTCAACGTCGCCGACGAGGTCGCGACTCCCGGCGGCAACGTCACCCGCGCGATACGTGTAATAGAAACGACGCCTCTCGAAAGGGGTTCGAGTACGAAGATTTTCGCTCCGGGCCTCGGCCTCGTAAAAGACGGCGATCTGTATTTGGTTTCTCGCACGGACGGCTAGTCCTGCGGTTGAAACGAGAAGCGACGCGGTTTGCCGAAACCGAAACCGCGGCACGCCGGTCATTGCGTTCCAGAAAACCCGTCCGGCTGGCCGAACTACGGCCTCGCCCGGCTCGTATGAAGGGGAGTCAGCGGAAAGACTCTCTCATCGATCTCTCTCCTCTCCAAACGGCACCCCGGAAGCGTTGGCCAAGGCCAAAGTTCCCGGGGTGTCGTGGTCTTTGGGCCGGGCGCAAATCGCAAAATTCTGAACAGTGATTGCAAGGTTTCGCCCCGCGCCGGCAACTCTCTTGGCGGGTCACAAAGACCCGCCCCTGAAAACCGAATCACGAACCTCTCTTCTCTCTCCTCTCCTCCTGGCGCCACGCCTTAATCAGGTCTGACGCCGATTCACAACCGAACCTCTCCTCCTCTCCAAGCGACACCCCGGACGCGCTCGCGAAAGCCAGTGCCTCCGGGGTGTCGTCGTTTTTGATTCGGA
The DNA window shown above is from Phycisphaeraceae bacterium and carries:
- a CDS encoding argininosuccinate synthase, translated to MSMPKKIAIAYSGGLDTSAIIPWLKENMDCEVYGVVGDVGQGSDELVGVEKKAKDSGAKDCVVVDLKKEFIDDFVMPTVMAGSLYEGRYLLGTAMARPILAKAQVEAARKFGCTALAHGCTGKGNDQVRFEAAYAALAPDMEIIAPWRHEKWDLTGRLAMLDYLKARDIPTTASATKIYSRDRNLWHISHEGGSIEDPWNAPPEDCYMLTASPENAPNKPEEVTLSFEAGRPVALNGQKMEAWKIVEKLNGIGGTHGVGRVDLVENRLVGMKSRGIYETPGGTILVEAIKGLEELVQDRETRHFKEHLALWFAEVVYNGRWFTPYRETLWAAIQKSSEKLTGEVVVRLYKGTATAIRRKSPNSLYSEKVVTFEKGEIYEHKDAGGFIKLLSLPERIRALKSSGRVE